One Aspergillus oryzae RIB40 DNA, chromosome 2 genomic window carries:
- a CDS encoding uncharacterized protein (predicted protein): MFHPVVPMMLHSILTTGHSGNSSISLFNIPFADKQQVKPFDVVKLPPPKNVTEKQPKSQPHQVLLDPTESFILSPDLGSDVMHVFAIDHKSGKLNKCGSNSTIYYDKGSGPRHGVFVTSSEGHHARRARSPHRERLMGREGKKTTLYTVEELRGNVCSFDVSYVNKGCPVFKPLTCFRPYPGSNFPSNTTTLGEIRAAGPTLHISVRKDGKFDGKDSLVTLKPGQKTVTDGDLFSSGGKTPRSFVINRKGDLVAVGNQDSSTIVIIKRDPKTGKLLNEVASLLVGEAPAEGTWGGLSSIVWYE, from the coding sequence ATGTTCCATCCTGTGGTACCAATGATGCTGCACTCGATACTAACCACGGGACATAGTGGcaactcctccatctcactcttcaacatccccttTGCGGACAAGCAGCAAGTGAAGCCCTTCGACGTGGTGAAGTTGCCCCCGCCCAAAAATGTCACCGAAAAACAGCCCAAGTCGCAACCCCATCAAGTCCTTCTCGACCCCACCGAATCGTTCATCCTGTCGCCTGATCTGGGATCCGATGTGATGCACGTGTTTGCGATTGACCACAAGTCGGGTAAACTAAACAAGTGCGGGTCCAACTCGACGATCTACTATGATAAGGGAAGCGGGCCACGTCATGGAGTGTTTGTGACCTCGAGTGAAGGCCACCACGCACGGCGGGCCAGGAGTCCGCATAGGGAGCGGCTGATGGGGCGCGAGGGGAAAAAGACGACATTGTATACCGTGGAAGAACTCCGCGGCAATGTGTGTTCTTTCGACGTGTCATATGTGAACAAAGGGTGCCCCGTGTTCAAGCCGTTGACATGCTTCCGCCCTTACCCCGGCTCAAACTTTCCCTCGAATACAACGACATTAGGTGAAATCCGGGCAGCGGGACCGACCCTACATATCTCTGTTCGCAAGGATGGTAAATTCGATGGAAAGGATTCTCTGGTGACGTTAAAGCCAGGACAGAAGACGGTGACCGACGGCGACCTGTTTTCGTCCGGCGGCAAGACCCCGCGCAGCTTCGTGATCAACAGGAAGGGGGACCTGGTCGCTGTGGGTAACCAAGATTCGTCCACTATTGTCATCATCAAGAGGGATCCGAAGACTGGGAAGCTGCTTAATGAAGTCGCTTCTCTGCTGGTTGGCGAGGCGCCCGCCGAGGGAACTTGGGGTGGCTTGAGTAGCATCGTGTGGTACGAGTAG
- a CDS encoding uncharacterized protein (predicted protein), whose protein sequence is MILGVAFTRRLSLLTNADNGRWNQLSHGTKALIQNCDIGRFQQPFERAMLESQRAFFPCFLARSPWREFLRETEETALTPASWACVLRSKLCDWLVDIPVLLEEITGILRSGNYGMKLKRLVQRAMVIHDQIDGWYLAEVVPAVPAPLRPSAEYSQPLMGVLDCVTNSTLITLEDAISTSVSLFSESDGFHKSIDFSITISKRQQTISNALKYVRGYSLVAAKPLEFGLQQLRSLRAD, encoded by the exons ATGATCCTGGGCGTTGCTTTCACTCGGAGACTATCT CTCTTGACAAATGCCGATAATGGTCGGTGGAATCAGTTGTCACATGGGACTAAGGCTCTCATTCAGAATTGTGACATTGGTCGGTTCCAGCAGCCGTTTGAGCGGGCGATGCTGGAATCGCAACGGGCGTTTTTC CCGTGCTTTCTCGCACGGTCTCCTTGGCGGGAGTTCCTGCGGGAAACGGAAGAGACCGCGTTGACACCTGCAAGCTGGGCTTGTGTCCTGCGATCGAAGCTTTGCGACTGGCTGGTTGATATTCCTGTGCTTCTTGAGGAAATTACGGGTATCCTACGTAGTGGAAACTACGggatgaagctgaagagaCTTGTGCAACGAGCCATGGTCATACATGACCAGATAGACGGTTGGTATCTTGCTGAAGTGGTGCCGGCTGTTCC TGCACCACTTCGCCCATCTGCTGAGTACTCTCAACCCCTCATGGGTGTATTGGATTGTGTGACAAACTCTACGCTTATTACCCTGGAAGATGCTATCTCCACCTCCGTTTCTCTGTTCTCCGAGTCGGATGGTTTCCATAAATCCATTGACTTTTCTATCACCATTTCAAAGCGACAGCAGACTATCAGCAATGCTCTGAAATATGTCCGGGGATACTCCCTAGTGGCTGCCAAGCCCTTAGAATTCGGCCTACAGCAGCTGCGATCACTCAGAGCagattaa